The DNA segment ctctaaaaattggtttctatttcatcattttcttgtagtgaactaattattttttgtttctaaaattagtttctatttcatgattttttttaggaaAACCTTCAATtgaattatagttttttttttaaaatgagtgATCAtcctaaattgatttttatttctaatttaaattttagatcttaatatttataatagaaaaattattaaataaaaattcataagaATCCATTATAATGTAATAGTatccaaaaattaaaaaatttaaagtagaaaaaaataaattgtgttaactgaaaaaacatatttaattcttttatatttaaatttctaaTAAAGGATACTACAAAATGTTTTGTTGTGAGACAAAAGTTATCTCCCACTAAAACATTTCCCCAAAAAAGTATTTGAATGAAGGAAATAAAAGAAAGTTGTTATAGTGTTGAATGATGTTTCAGGTGGACAGAACCAGAATTTCATTTGCCTGTATTCAATTCCCAAGTTAGTCTTCAATGGCTAACTTGACTCCAAACTATTGTAAAAAAGCAAAACTTCTCTTCACTGTGCAACCCTCACTTACTAAAAACCAAATGCAGAAAAATTGAATTGCCagaaaaaacaaaagtaaaagtGTAAAAATAAACCCACCCTATACTAAAAGCTAGATTGAGTTCTCAAAATTGAGACTAAAAAAAGGACTAATTGAGCCTGACATGGTGTACTGGACAAGCCATTTGAAATCATGATCTAAACTATTAGatctattatatttatattttcattttgtacttttttaaatctctataaactgaaataaaaataaaccaaTTTCATTCATCTTCACAAGTTAAATGAACTAAGATAATATAATTACTTCTAAGAAATTCAGGTCCTTCCACTTTTACAACCTTTCTTGTTAAACAGTCTATTTGGTGAACAAACttcaattttcttataataataaatattaattaatttacttttattttaacttttttatggATCAAATTGTTACGgatttaagaaaacaaaatattttgattatgattattttatagatattttaaaatagtaaaaatgtaattaaaaaagtaataaataaaaacaaattttaaagaaaaaaattaattactatattaattaaattatatactattttttaaaaaaattaaaataattttttgttaaaaattcttaaataaaattaataaaaatattaaaggtactccaattcataaaaaaaaacgaTATACGTGTACAACTCAGTAAGAATATCACCAAATGCCTAATTCATAGagaatattgattaattaattacaaaaaaatttaattatcaatatatcaatttataaattttaataacataaattactttatatataataatattttttaaattttaaaataaagaaagttattcaattatttaatttattaaataaataaataattttctttcttaaaaaataaaattttccacACTTCCTAatggtgtattttttttatataatataacggtataataattagttttatatttattttattttcaagatttttttgGTACAAATCATGATTTATTTGGAGGGAGGTGGGGGAAGTTTGTATTCAACACTAAAATAAACATGGTCTTTGATTCCTACTTTTCATCCAAAAGAAATGATGAACTTTTCTTTTGTATTAATGGTTTTCTTTCATTGACATTATGTATGAAAGACAAAAAGTACTTTTTGTATTGTAAAGAAGAATACTTTTAGAATACATAGAGTAgaagtatatataaatataagaaggTAAAAGCATGGAGAAAATGTGGTGAGAGAGATTGAAAAATAGGATTGTTGAATTGTTGAGTGGGGTGAAAGTAGTAGGGTATAAATTAGGAGATCACATGGCATGGCACTCTTATCTTAAAGCCCTAAAAGTGGACCGTGCACACGAATCTGACAAAATTGAAACCCCCATAAGCCATGCAATATTCTCTTTTCTCCCTCTCGATTTCCTCAACTTACAGTTATCCCCCACACTCTCACATGCATGGACTGACATACCCACTCATCATCACACATGCACATGCAAACCTCTCTCTCCTCAAACCTCTTCTCTATCACCTTTTTCACAAAAGAGTCAATGCCCTACTATtactatatacatatacatttacatatacatatatacactaaacatatacatatacatatataaagtTTTTCTTTTCACTCATGTTTGCTACTGGATCTcttcaaaaaaaaatactgttagagagtttttcttttcttagactgtttttttttatcaacaataaagatTATATACATATGAATCACTTTTAGGGTGATTCAGCCCTTAtacaaacactacaaaaaaattattaaacagaaattaattttagagataaaaaataattagttactatagtgattaaattagagaccattctagagactaaaatattttttgatttctaaattaatttctattattgttaaatagtttttaaattgatatctaattaactataaaggttttaactaccaattagttagattctaaatttggtagaaaaatcttggtagctaattagatactaatttagaaacaaaacaaaaaataatctctaatttagtcgtaactatttttttttctctaaaattagtttctatttaatgatttttttttatagtgaatGAAGTAGGAACTGATCCTGACACCTTTCAAAGAGCATGCATTCGATTTAATGTCTTATAAGGGTTGATCCTTGATATTTTATTTCTACTTAGTTGGTAGTACTAAGctagcactacaagaaaatgatgaaatagaaaccaatttttagagaccaaaataattagttgcaatagtaactaaattagagaccattttggaaactaaaacaaaaattggtttctaaattagtttctattattttctattattgttaaatagtttctaaattggtatctaattagcaaccaaggttttaaatttagtctctaaaaccttggttgctaattagagaccaatttagaaactatttaacaataatagaaaataatagaaactaatttagaaaccaatttttgttttagtttccaaaatggtctctaatttagttactattgcaactaattattttggtttctgtttgatgattttcttgtagtgtagacaataaaagattatattttGGTTTGATATGTATATAGAAAGGTAATATTTGAACTCTCTTATTCTTTATAAAGGTTGAACCAACTCTAAATAgacatttaattttatttaattttatggcTTCATGATggataaaatgaaaatacacTGAGTATAGTAGTGATGTACATATATGTATGTAGGAGTTTGAGTGTGTTGTGTTGAATTGGGCCTAAGTCTTGATCCTGTCTTGTAATACATGTGTAGATGTCTGGAATTGGTGATGATGGTCGTGTTGATGATGGCATGATGACGATaataaagaagagaaaaatgGTTGTGTggatataaaaattattacacAGTGAAACTTGTCTCTCTTCAATTGTCCACTCATCTTTGAAAGTGGGAAAAAGACACCATAGCTCTAGCTAACCCACTTTCTCTAATGGGAACATCTACATTGCAAATGCTATCATTGTTTGGTCCCCTTCCCTTAGTACCGTGCTATACCAAAATCACATATACCCCATGGAATCTCTCACAATTACTAAAACTCATGCCACCATATCCCATGCATGATTATCACGTATTAATCTcatatatctatctatatatatcaGATGGATTATTTTTTCAGACAGTAATTTTGGATAAAGTGATGACAAATGGAGAAAAATGATGATGAAAAATGGGAAAAAGAAAGATGGAAAAGGCATGAGGGGAAGAagaaaacagaaacagaaacaGACAAACTCATAATCTGGAGTTGTTTTCAGCGCCAACTTTTTTACCAATAAACTCCTAATTGGTCGCaactatatattattttaaattaactaCTTACGTCAAACTTAGTTTGTCCACACTTAAAGATATATATTCAGATTTTGTGCTTATGAAAATATACTCTTACATGATTACTAACAAGAATTTTAGGTGCTTAAGTGGAGATCCTAGTCTTCCCTTTTGTGTTTTATAATTCAAATGAGACTCACCATATACATATTTTATACTTgtaaaaattcttaaataattttttttgaaaaaaattgcaTTGATACAGAGTGTTAGTCTTGAATTTGTACGGGTTAGTCTTGAAAGTGTATGAACGGTATGAGTTTTTAGTGGTAGATTTGTTTGTCTCTCTATTTGTTGGTTTGAGAGACCATTGGTCTCATATATTTTAAGTaggtataagggttgaaccatcCTTAAGTGGTTcctgttatttaattttttttcttgataaaaaaaacatagagTGTGGTTTAAGTTGTGTATGTGTATTAATTTGGAGTGAAATATTATATATGCATGTATCTTGAGAGTGAAATTTTAGGGTAGAAAGATATCACCATCATGAACAAAGTGTCCCTTTGATTCCAATCCATGCACTGCCACCAGAGTTCACGCTTCTCATCTCTTTTGGTTGCTGCCTTTATAAGCGCATGACACATTATATCATATTTTCTGCATTTGGCAAACACTTTTTTCGATCTAGAAAAAATGAGGTTACAGCATTTCATACAAGCATCACATACACAACCAGAGTAATCATTATGAAGATTCAACTCAGTctcatcaaaatatatatatatacctccaattttgagagagagaaaaaaaagtacatATCTAACTTTCCCAAATCTTGTAATTAATAGTGACAAATTCTTTGGCAAGTACAGTTTGGGtttgttaatataaatatgtgtgtgtgttaaGAATTTGTGGAAAATGTTGTGTGAGAGTTGGAATTGGCCCGGCATGTGAAAGACTTGTAAAAATTTGCAACATAATTTAAGGGAAATTGGTTGATTGACCCCTCACCCTTCTTTGAAAGTTTCTTTGGAAATAAAGCTGTTTTGCTTTAGAGGGAGAGAGCATGTTAGATGGGCTGGAAAGAAAGGACCAGCTTTTCAGCAAGGGTCAGCCAAGCTCATTCTTCATCTTTAAACATCTCTCAACTACTCTATTCAACATTCAAACCAAAAATGTTACTTTTACAActtaaatctaaaataaaatagaaagatATCTAGAGATAGCTTAGACCGTAGGAGGTCTTGTTGGCTGATATGTAGTTGGAAAGGTACAGTGTGAACATCATTTTACTGTATAAGGATTGGACCACCCCCGAAGTGATCACATTTACATTTAATTTCATTGCTATTtgctgatataaaaaaaaactttgtgtAACCAAAAATATTAGTTTGATAATTTAAAccgaaaataaagtaaaaaatatcaGTTTACAACTGTGATGTATCGAGATGTCTGCAACTGAAAATGTTACTTTgacaattcaaataaaaataaagaagaaatcaGATGTTTACAAGTAAAACGAATTTAAATCTCTAAAACTGAAAAATGTTACTTTAATAATTCAAAccgaaaacaaaataaaaaaatatcagtttACAACTGTGAAAGTGTTCAAATCTctctaattataatataatacaagATTATCAACATCAAGGAAGATTATTTTGTAGGTTTCTTTTGTCCGGTGTTCTAGTTTCAGTTGGATTTTAAgaatttcttgtcaaatttcATTGGAAACCTAAGATTTAAATGAAAAACTTATGCTTTAGTAGTAGGAGATATGTATCTGATAAAGTAAGAACCGtatttaaactttatataaGGTTGAAACATTTATGaaatgtttcattttatttaatcaactttatgctaataaaaaaaaagtatgtggATATGATTAGGATTAGTCATATTGAAAGATTGATTTTGAAGACCCTTCCCAAAAATCAGAATAAATATAGTATATGTAACAAAACATATCACACAAATTAAGAGAGacatggagagagagagagaaatagtAGAAATAGAGTGAAGGAGGGTGGGAAGCACATGGCTTTTGCAAGGAATGTCTTACAATAAAAGCCCACGTCGCAGTGTTTGGATTCTTGGGTTGTGTGGAGACACCATCATCATCATGCATGCCCAAATGAAAGTCCTAttctatttatttctttataattgCATCTTAATAATGAATTAATGACTTGTGTCCAATGTGTCCTTTGcccttatttattttatatgtctTTCTATTTTATGCCATTCTTGACAGGTAGGTCATCATGCCCTCCCACTTAAACTACTTATATTCCTTCTCTCCATCTTCTTCCCCAATTCCCATAGCagaaaaaaaacacacataACAACAAAATACCCAAAAAACTGCACTTTGTTTCATCTCTCTGCTGCTTCATTATTTAATTTGGactttttagtttttcaatacCCTTTTCCTTAAACAACAATTTTGTGTAACCATTTTGCATGATCACTGATCAGATTCATTACAATATCATCTCCAGGACCATATCTGTGtcacaaaatatttaattatgcaAAAAGGATGGGCAAAATGAggctaaaatattattaatttatctgGGCTAATTAAGTTTGGTATTGCTGCCATGCCACTCTTTAAAAACTATGCCTTTAGAGTTACTTCTTCCAAAACTTGTAAGACTCACTGTAAAAGTAAACTTTTGACAACAACATTTTCAAAAGTTGCATTATTCAAAAAGCATGCAGTTCAAACAAGTCCATTCATCAGGATCACCTTGAACACATAAACCAGAAAAGTTCAAAAATGAACATGCAGAAATACTACATGACAACCATcgaatattttttcaaaacaacaccAAGTTTATTTCAACTGGTCATTCATTTATGTAAATCACTTTATAAAGTTGTACTATTTCTCTGTAAAAGTTGTTAGAGTTAAAAACAAAAGCCAGATAAATCAAaagaaatttagttttttttatcattttttggtATCAAATATTACGATGACTTAAACCTTAATAATTAGGGTAACCCGACCAGAAGGTCATTAGGGCTAAAAAGGAGCTTTTAGGGACATAACAAAAAGGGTGAGACCCTTTGCAGTCATTTTCTCCTCGGAACATGGCCCAAAACTGTTCGCTGGCAGGACCCTTCTCTTTGTCCACCCCAATATTAAAATACACACTAATTAATAGGCATTTTGCAAAAAAAGTTGTTGAAAAAGGACACAAAGTTATCACATTTCTGGTTTTGCAGATATTATAAATGATCAAGGGTTTAATTAATACATCATAACTACTTAATCACGTCACCCTTATAAGAGGAAATGTGTTCATCTTAGCAAAGAGATTGATTAATTAAACATTTTGGCATTTCAACTTGATGATCTTGagcaagtaattttttttaatcggAGTCATCGTCATTGgagtttaagaaaattataaaactatTCAGGCACACAAACTCTTGTTATAGAATAATGTTGAAAGACATGTATAGAAATATAAAgtatagaaaaaattatttatttattgaactGACAGAGAGACCACCATCTCTcgttctttctctctctttctctttttctattttttctctcATAGCTTCTGCAAACAGTTCTATCCCACAAGCGTCCAAACAAAGAGAATTAATGGAAAGTGAGATTTGCAAGAAAGAATTATTTAGTTCTCTTTGTTGTTCTTGCTGCGGCTACTGAGGATTATTTGCATAGTTCATGGCTGTCTTGTTACTGTTAACTCTCTTCCTTATTCATCATGGTATCGATCATGGCAAACCACTGTGCAATTCCTTTTCCACAATATAAACCCCAGATTCCAAACcccttctcttcttcttcttcttcttctccttcttcttctcatgGATTGTGCTGAGATCAGACACGTGTACACCATCGACATCATTGGATTTGGTTTTTTCTTGGTCTGTGGAGTGAGTCCAATATGACCATGGTTCCTTCTCAAAACGGGAAACATCAGAACATTAATAGGAGTGGTGATTATGTTATTTGCCGTAACACAACAACAACGACTAGTGCTATGAACCAGGTTGTTGTTTATTGCTGATAACAATGTTTCATaggtatatattgtttttttgctgattgctgataaaaaaaaataaacaggtTATTGAAGTTGAAGGAAGCTACAATTGCTTATTAGGATCTGATTTTGTGGTGAGGAGGAACATCATGGCTGAGGCTGAAGAATCATCCAGACACAACAACAACGACAACGAGGAAGCTGAACCTGGTCGCTGTGGTTCAACCTCAAAGGATGAAGAAGTAGAAGGAACAAACATCAACATCAACACCAACACCAATAACAACAATAACTGGCTTCAATTAGGCATAGGTTTGACAAGCACAAAGCAAGACCGTGATCGAACCGTTCCAGCAACAACCGGTTCAGGGCCTGTGGAGTTAGACTTGCTTCCCTTGCGGCGGAACTTCGACAAGCCGCCGGCATTTTTTCCGGTGGCGGTTTCCGGTAGAGGAGGGCCTAGTTTTGGTggttcttcttcttttgtttttgagCATCAAACGGCGTCGCCTTCTTCCATGTCCATGTCTATGGCTAGTGGTCCAATTACCTCAGCCTTTGGTCATCAAGAGATGCTGAACTGGGCATTTGGTCCACTACTTCCTCCTTCTATGCCTATTATgccctcttcttcctctttcacTCCTCTTCCACCTCATCATcctcctccttcttcttcttcctcctcatcaCAAACTTGCCACTCCTCTTTGAGGCCTCCCTTAGGATCCTACTTTCCCACACCCTTTCATCATTTCCCTTCTTCTTCTGGGTTTGATCAATATGACATGGCTGCGGCAGGACCAAGCTCCGATGTCACCGTTCGAGTTGTTGATCCTCCCAGAAGACCTCATTCTGGAATATGGTTCATGTTACAAGCCTCTCAAAATCAGTAAGctaatctttttttattttcttttcatccaatatatatatatatagtaagcCTACCTAACAAGGGTAGTGCAATTTAACTGGTTCTGTGAGGAAATTgagtttgttttttattttgcacAATGCAGAGGGAAAGAACCATTCTTGCCACAAATACCTAAGAACTACCTTAGAATTAAGTAAGTGGTTTTTCTTtgcttttgttttgtttgtttcttcTCTCTTTCTTGAGCAGCTTGTTGGGGCTTTTGTTGTCAGTGTGTAATCAATGTCGTTTTGATCATGATTTGATCGTATTTGAAGCTGCAAACTCATCATTTCTTTTTGACTTTGTAAACTTTCAGAGACGGAAGGATGACAGTTCGGTTGCTATTGAAGTATCTGGTTAGCAAACTGAGACTGGAAAGCGAATCAGAGGTACTTTCAAGTTTCAACCATCTCTTTagctttttatataataaatatataaattaataataatctaCTTCCTCATATGTGCTTGTGTTAGGGATTTTCATCGTTGCTCTCTTACTTAATCCCATTAATCTGTTGTTCCTTTATTAGGCATGTAATTATAGAGATGAAAATGAACATAGCGGATTACATAGGAGTGTCCGAAAAGGAAATACAACTACGTTTTCATCAAAAGTACCAAAGTACATTAAAATAGAAACCTAGTGGGGTTAGAAAGATGAAAGATACAGCAGAACTAAAGCTGGTTTATCTAGTGATGGACCAAATATATGTTTCTTCCCTTAAAATCCTTATAAAAAGTATGCAGGTGAGGGGTATATTTCTCAAAACTTCTCTTGCATTTCCCTTTTCATTACATTTCATACTCATTCTCATGGTGTAACATGACTTCATTAGAATCATGGTGTTTTTGTGTGTGTGGAGCTTCCACATAGGATCCACAGAACCTTCTATTTTTGTGCTGTGTTTGGTGGTGGGAATTGGGGTATTATTAGTTAGGTGAACCGCAACTGTTCAAAAGGAGAAACTTAATTAAAGATATAATTACTAATTAATTACCTCACgggaaaaaattatatatattttctcaTCGAAGGAAGCTCCTTCTTCATATTGGCTTCACTGTTGCAGATTATaatactctctctctctctctctatatatatatatatacccaGTACCATCGTGATAATCACCAGTGCGTATGCTCGAGTAGTTCATGATTTCAGTGACTTACCACTGATTTGCATGAAAGTAACATTAAATGGTCTACACTCCATGTGTAGAAAAGAGGGTATagaaattgtttaaaaaatttgaaatcttAACTAGAACTAAACCTGATTAAGATATATGAGTAGAATGTTTATGGTGAAGATAAAAGATACTTAAATTATGATTTATAGATAGATGATCACTGAAATGTTGGGATAGAATAGTTACAATACCTAAGGAGTGTCGCATGCACACAGGAAAATGGTCATATACATATAagcaaaattaagaataataacTGGTTTATTTGAAAAACTATTTTGTATCATCTCGTTCTACATATGTATTCAATTAATAGTTACTAATAGGATGACGAggttgatttttgaattttaagtcGTTTTTTAGTTAGTTTTGACAGGATAGAGAGTCAGGGTTTTCTTGAGATATGTGTCTCTTTTGTTTTGTAAGAGGGATGAAACATCCCTAAAGTgatatgtatttattatattttttgttgt comes from the Phaseolus vulgaris cultivar G19833 chromosome 8, P. vulgaris v2.0, whole genome shotgun sequence genome and includes:
- the LOC137826502 gene encoding protein LAX PANICLE 2 isoform X1 — encoded protein: MTMVPSQNGKHQNINRSGDYVICRNTTTTTSAMNQVIEVEGSYNCLLGSDFVVRRNIMAEAEESSRHNNNDNEEAEPGRCGSTSKDEEVEGTNININTNTNNNNNWLQLGIGLTSTKQDRDRTVPATTGSGPVELDLLPLRRNFDKPPAFFPVAVSGRGGPSFGGSSSFVFEHQTASPSSMSMSMASGPITSAFGHQEMLNWAFGPLLPPSMPIMPSSSSFTPLPPHHPPPSSSSSSSQTCHSSLRPPLGSYFPTPFHHFPSSSGFDQYDMAAAGPSSDVTVRVVDPPRRPHSGIWFMLQASQNQGKEPFLPQIPKNYLRIKDGRMTVRLLLKYLVSKLRLESESEIEIRCRGQQLLPLLTLQHVRDSIWSGRDSTRALLSDSSTSSDHVMVLHYGRTTA
- the LOC137826502 gene encoding protein LAX PANICLE 2 isoform X2, whose protein sequence is MTMVPSQNGKHQNINRSGDYVICRNTTTTTSAMNQVIEVEGSYNCLLGSDFVVRRNIMAEAEESSRHNNNDNEEAEPGRCGSTSKDEEVEGTNININTNTNNNNNWLQLGIGLTSTKQDRDRTVPATTGSGPVELDLLPLRRNFDKPPAFFPVAVSGRGGPSFGGSSSFVFEHQTASPSSMSMSMASGPITSAFGHQEMLNWAFGPLLPPSMPIMPSSSSFTPLPPHHPPPSSSSSSSQTCHSSLRPPLGSYFPTPFHHFPSSSGFDQYDMAAAGPSSDVTVRVVDPPRRPHSGIWFMLQASQNQGKEPFLPQIPKNYLRIKDGRMTVRLLLKYLVSKLRLESESE